The Hyphomicrobium sp. MC1 genome window below encodes:
- the terL gene encoding phage terminase large subunit, producing the protein MADPFELRRIVDDLCRREFRSFAIRAFPVLEGGMLELSSHISIICRLLEKVYDGEVRRSLVCIPPRYLKTYLISIAYTAWLLGKNPKTRIVCASYAASLAEKFSGDTLRLMRSPFYRRLFPRTILDPRLQNKTEIGTTAGGYRLATSVGGTVTGRGAHFFIVDDALKASEAHSPTARESCIHWFNSTIHSRFDHPKKGRVIVVGQRLHAEDLPGHLIAKGGWEELILPAIFPKKQIYDIVAGGAKIWIGEGSILQWSRHNTTDLKQLKIDMGEHDFEAQYNQCPLPPGGYIFKNAWVKRYQKAPGAAKVEAVIQSWDTAYQGDETNSYTVCTTWAKCPDGYYLLDVWRDRPNFVDLVNQVKVQKAKWNAKLVIVERKASGISLIEHFNMMGNQPWLLSRGPEKGKVERAQEQTVKFEQGLVWLPVEAPWLATYEAELFQFPHCKFDDQVDSTVQFLGSTNFGLFRSRLRSLS; encoded by the coding sequence ATGGCTGACCCGTTCGAGCTACGCAGGATCGTCGATGATTTGTGTCGCCGCGAGTTTCGTTCCTTCGCTATCCGTGCCTTTCCGGTGCTCGAAGGAGGAATGCTCGAGCTGTCTTCTCACATCAGCATCATCTGTCGCCTGCTCGAGAAGGTGTATGACGGCGAAGTCCGGCGCTCGCTCGTCTGCATCCCACCACGCTATCTGAAGACCTATCTGATTTCGATCGCTTACACAGCTTGGCTGCTCGGCAAGAATCCAAAGACACGCATCGTGTGTGCATCCTATGCGGCCTCGCTCGCGGAGAAGTTCAGCGGTGATACCTTAAGGCTGATGCGGTCGCCCTTTTATCGACGGCTGTTCCCCCGAACCATCCTCGATCCTCGCTTACAGAACAAGACGGAGATTGGAACAACCGCAGGAGGATACCGGCTGGCGACGTCGGTCGGAGGCACGGTGACTGGGCGCGGCGCGCATTTTTTTATTGTCGACGATGCGCTCAAGGCCAGCGAGGCGCATTCACCGACGGCACGCGAGAGCTGTATCCACTGGTTTAACTCAACGATTCATAGCCGTTTTGATCACCCAAAGAAGGGCAGGGTCATTGTTGTCGGACAGAGATTGCACGCCGAGGATCTGCCAGGCCATCTCATCGCGAAAGGGGGCTGGGAAGAACTGATACTGCCAGCCATATTCCCCAAAAAACAGATTTACGACATTGTCGCTGGAGGGGCCAAGATATGGATTGGGGAGGGATCGATACTTCAGTGGTCACGACATAACACGACGGATCTCAAACAGCTTAAAATAGACATGGGCGAACATGATTTCGAAGCCCAATATAATCAGTGCCCACTGCCGCCGGGCGGTTATATCTTCAAGAATGCCTGGGTGAAACGCTATCAAAAAGCCCCTGGTGCAGCGAAAGTCGAGGCGGTGATTCAATCGTGGGATACCGCCTATCAAGGCGACGAGACCAACTCCTACACGGTCTGCACGACCTGGGCGAAGTGCCCGGACGGTTATTATCTGCTCGACGTCTGGCGAGACCGCCCCAACTTCGTCGACCTCGTCAATCAAGTCAAAGTCCAGAAAGCGAAATGGAACGCCAAGCTGGTCATCGTCGAGAGAAAGGCCAGCGGTATCAGCCTCATTGAGCATTTCAACATGATGGGCAACCAGCCGTGGCTGCTCTCGCGTGGACCCGAAAAGGGCAAGGTCGAGCGCGCGCAGGAGCAGACAGTGAAGTTCGAGCAGGGCCTCGTCTGGCTACCTGTCGAAGCGCCGTGGCTGGCGACCTATGAAGCCGAGCTCTTCCAGTTTCCGCACTGCAAGTTCGATGATCAGGTGGACTCGACCGTCCAATTTCTCGGCTCAACCAATTTCGGGCTCTTTCGTAGCCGGCTTCGCTCTCTGAGCTGA
- a CDS encoding HlyD family secretion protein: MDQRSTTEPTATDDRQHEEQDEAPVHFGELIPAHPWITAAIIAILAAAAVGVLVWWLNARHYEWTDDAFIDARQFAVSSKVAGYIDAVKVTDNQRVSAGDLLVQIDPRDYEASLAQAKARVSQAVATVGNEDAQIEAQKAQVTAAEQQKKEADAALVFAKQENDRAQALVKSAVGTVERAQQTRSQLQQAQATSARAMASVEATKKQLTALLAQKVSAEANVEAAKADEALAELNLSYTHVTSAQSGKIVQLTAARGQYVQVGQNLMMFVPSHIWVTANFKETQITDMRPGQPVSIEIDAYPNREFKGHVDSIQVGSGTAFSLLPAENATGNYVKVVQRVPVKIEIDNPPSDVTLGPGMSVVPEVKVR, translated from the coding sequence ATGGACCAGCGTTCAACCACAGAGCCCACAGCGACCGATGATAGACAGCACGAAGAACAAGACGAGGCGCCGGTTCATTTCGGCGAACTCATTCCTGCGCACCCTTGGATTACGGCAGCGATCATTGCAATACTTGCTGCTGCTGCCGTCGGCGTTCTTGTTTGGTGGCTTAACGCGCGCCACTACGAATGGACGGACGATGCCTTTATCGACGCTCGGCAATTTGCCGTAAGCTCGAAGGTTGCCGGCTATATCGATGCCGTAAAGGTAACCGACAATCAACGTGTGTCCGCCGGCGATCTGTTGGTGCAAATCGATCCTCGCGATTATGAGGCATCGCTCGCTCAAGCCAAAGCGCGCGTTTCGCAGGCCGTGGCAACCGTCGGCAACGAAGACGCACAAATCGAAGCGCAGAAAGCCCAAGTCACGGCCGCTGAACAACAGAAGAAGGAAGCAGATGCCGCGCTCGTCTTCGCAAAGCAGGAAAACGATCGCGCTCAGGCGCTCGTCAAATCCGCGGTTGGCACAGTCGAACGAGCGCAGCAGACCCGATCTCAACTGCAACAGGCACAGGCAACGTCGGCGCGAGCCATGGCGAGCGTCGAAGCCACCAAGAAGCAGTTGACGGCGCTACTCGCCCAGAAAGTGAGTGCTGAGGCTAACGTGGAAGCCGCCAAGGCCGACGAAGCGCTCGCCGAACTCAATCTCTCGTACACACATGTGACTTCTGCACAGTCCGGAAAGATCGTCCAGCTGACAGCCGCAAGGGGGCAGTACGTCCAGGTCGGACAAAACCTGATGATGTTTGTTCCGTCGCACATTTGGGTAACCGCGAATTTCAAGGAAACACAGATAACGGATATGCGGCCAGGACAACCGGTCTCTATCGAAATAGACGCTTATCCGAACCGCGAATTCAAAGGACACGTCGATAGCATCCAAGTAGGATCAGGCACTGCATTCAGTTTGCTTCCGGCGGAGAATGCGACGGGCAACTACGTTAAAGTTGTGCAACGCGTTCCCGTGAAAATAGAAATCGACAACCCACCCTCCGACGTGACTCTTGGACCTGGAATGTCCGTTGTCCCCGAAGTGAAGGTCCGATGA
- a CDS encoding sensor histidine kinase yields the protein MSESDEAPPVVEPRPEERPPDITLRALLQRIRQQELLAELGVTAMQGASLAELLTEAARLTAQGLRADFCKVLEYLPSENRFLIRAGVGWEPGIVGVATVGADTESPAGFALRTGKAVISNHLENEERFRTPEILAAHGVKRAMNVILQGDGKPFGVLEVDSRSDDDFVEHDLAFLQGAANVLGMAIERERYERSLKAAIDRQEVLIKEINHRVKNSLALVSSMLRLQAREDDDPKIADRLAEACARVNAVARAHERLYQTDDIETLDLGAYVEQVCKDVDAGMSQLDVRVESERGIIIATDRAISTALIVTELITNAAKYAYEERANGKVWVRVTRSGAEKVVLAVRDDGAGLPPDFEFQNGKSLGMRMISAFAQQLGAQVTINRLSPGTEITVLLPLNFQS from the coding sequence ATGTCGGAGAGTGATGAGGCACCGCCTGTCGTTGAACCTCGCCCCGAGGAGCGGCCGCCCGATATTACTTTGCGAGCGCTTCTGCAGCGCATTCGGCAGCAGGAACTTCTTGCGGAACTTGGCGTAACGGCCATGCAAGGTGCATCTCTGGCCGAGCTACTGACGGAAGCAGCGCGTCTGACGGCGCAAGGCTTGCGCGCCGACTTCTGTAAAGTGTTGGAATACCTCCCCTCAGAAAATCGTTTCCTAATTCGCGCGGGAGTAGGTTGGGAGCCTGGCATCGTTGGCGTGGCGACGGTAGGCGCTGACACGGAATCGCCAGCCGGATTTGCATTACGCACAGGCAAGGCGGTCATCTCAAATCACCTAGAGAACGAAGAACGCTTTCGGACCCCAGAAATTTTGGCGGCGCACGGCGTAAAGCGTGCCATGAATGTCATTTTGCAAGGCGATGGCAAACCGTTCGGCGTTCTTGAGGTCGACAGCCGGTCGGATGATGATTTTGTCGAACACGACCTCGCGTTTCTTCAGGGTGCTGCCAACGTCCTCGGCATGGCGATCGAGCGCGAACGCTACGAACGATCTCTGAAGGCTGCAATTGATCGCCAGGAAGTCCTGATCAAAGAGATCAATCATCGCGTTAAAAACAGCCTTGCACTTGTCAGCAGCATGCTTCGGCTGCAAGCGCGAGAAGACGACGATCCGAAGATTGCGGATCGCCTTGCCGAGGCCTGCGCGCGCGTCAACGCCGTTGCCCGCGCCCATGAGCGGCTCTATCAGACCGATGATATAGAGACGTTGGATCTCGGCGCCTATGTCGAGCAAGTTTGCAAGGATGTCGATGCGGGCATGTCACAGCTCGACGTCCGAGTTGAGTCAGAACGCGGCATTATTATCGCCACCGATCGCGCGATATCGACGGCGCTTATCGTGACAGAGCTCATCACGAACGCGGCCAAATACGCTTACGAAGAAAGAGCAAACGGAAAAGTTTGGGTGCGGGTGACGCGCTCGGGCGCTGAGAAGGTCGTGTTGGCCGTGCGCGATGATGGAGCGGGGCTCCCACCAGACTTCGAGTTCCAGAATGGCAAGAGCCTCGGGATGCGAATGATCAGTGCTTTTGCGCAGCAGCTGGGAGCCCAAGTGACCATCAATCGACTGTCGCCAGGGACAGAAATTACTGTATTGCTTCCGTTAAACTTTCAATCCTAG
- a CDS encoding DNA methyltransferase, translating to MSARETINSRALKKQLQTATKKRRSNNHDETRITAALHVHGRNDPQPVLATVFKPVNSLRPSANRTRETTAQLLESVIRSIMKFGMVLPILIDKNGTIIAGHVLWEAAVRLGLETIECRVVDHLNPVELEALSLALNRIGEIGKYNLDKLRDRMVAIESHGIELISTGFTLPEIDQIKLEPLPIEHNSEEDEGADDTVVGPTSRAGDLFRLGRHQLLCGDALDEASYKRVLSGSAAHAAFTDPPYNCRIEGFVGGLGKHKHEDFVMFAGKESEAEFRKFLQTYLTLCRASLLPEAVLFACMDWRQIDLLLDAGRDAGLDRINVAVWNKGSGGMGGLYRSCHELIGVFCNGKSPALNNVALGAFGRDRTNVWTYPGANRRGSSAAQALADHPTPKPVELIIDALLDVTHADHVVLDPFAGSGTTIIASERCDREARGIELDPKYVDRAIRRWERLTGDRAVHVETGLTFAELVEQRADDGQSSHE from the coding sequence ATGTCGGCCAGAGAGACGATCAACTCACGAGCTTTGAAAAAACAGCTTCAGACGGCGACGAAGAAGCGCCGCTCGAACAACCATGATGAGACGCGGATCACCGCTGCGCTCCATGTCCACGGTCGCAATGATCCGCAACCGGTGCTCGCAACTGTCTTTAAGCCCGTCAACTCGCTCCGTCCGTCGGCGAATAGGACGCGCGAGACGACAGCGCAGCTTCTCGAAAGCGTGATCCGATCCATCATGAAGTTTGGGATGGTCCTGCCGATCCTGATCGACAAGAACGGCACCATCATTGCGGGGCACGTCCTGTGGGAAGCGGCGGTCCGGCTCGGCCTCGAGACAATCGAATGCCGGGTCGTCGACCATCTCAACCCGGTGGAGCTGGAGGCGCTCAGTCTGGCGCTCAACCGTATCGGTGAGATCGGCAAATACAACCTCGACAAGCTGCGCGATCGGATGGTCGCGATCGAATCCCATGGGATCGAGCTGATTTCAACCGGTTTCACCTTGCCCGAGATCGATCAGATCAAGCTCGAGCCGCTTCCGATCGAACACAATTCTGAGGAAGATGAAGGCGCGGATGATACTGTCGTTGGTCCGACGAGCAGGGCCGGCGACCTATTCCGTCTTGGCCGCCATCAGCTGCTCTGCGGCGATGCTCTTGATGAAGCATCATACAAGCGGGTGCTCAGCGGGAGCGCGGCGCACGCGGCCTTTACCGATCCGCCCTACAACTGCAGGATCGAAGGTTTCGTCGGAGGTCTCGGCAAGCACAAGCACGAAGACTTCGTCATGTTTGCGGGGAAGGAGAGCGAGGCCGAGTTTCGCAAGTTCTTGCAAACGTATCTTACACTGTGCCGGGCGTCATTATTGCCCGAGGCGGTTCTGTTCGCCTGCATGGACTGGCGTCAGATCGACCTCCTGCTAGATGCAGGACGCGATGCTGGGTTGGATCGCATTAATGTCGCCGTCTGGAACAAGGGATCGGGCGGCATGGGCGGCCTATACCGATCATGCCACGAACTCATCGGTGTGTTCTGCAACGGAAAGTCGCCGGCCTTAAATAATGTGGCGTTAGGCGCTTTCGGTCGAGATCGTACCAACGTGTGGACCTACCCGGGCGCCAACCGGCGGGGATCATCTGCGGCCCAGGCACTCGCCGATCATCCAACCCCAAAGCCGGTGGAACTCATTATCGATGCCCTTCTCGATGTGACCCATGCCGACCACGTGGTGCTCGACCCGTTCGCGGGGTCGGGCACGACGATCATTGCCAGCGAGCGTTGTGATCGCGAGGCCCGCGGCATCGAGCTCGATCCCAAGTATGTCGATCGTGCGATCCGGCGCTGGGAACGACTGACCGGCGATCGCGCCGTGCATGTCGAGACGGGTCTGACCTTCGCCGAACTCGTCGAACAACGTGCTGACGACGGGCAGAGCAGCCATGAGTGA
- a CDS encoding PAS domain-containing protein, protein MNSSHDAIISKGLNGIILSWNGGAERLFGYPASEAIGKFIGIIIPPDRLSEEPQILARIRSGELVDHFDTVRRRKDGSMVQISLTVSPVRDENDAIIGASKIARDISERKAMEIRLRESELRIRSLLDAIPAALFTTDERGNISYFNQGAMDYAYVPPKIGATWQNYKLYRPDGSAISLEHSPTELALKEGRSIRNQEVLIEKADGTRVPIIPYATPVIDAEGEVFGSINIAGGCQRAQTS, encoded by the coding sequence GTGAATTCTTCTCACGACGCCATCATTAGCAAAGGTCTTAATGGGATCATTCTCAGCTGGAACGGCGGCGCCGAACGGTTGTTCGGTTATCCTGCATCGGAAGCGATCGGAAAATTCATTGGCATCATCATCCCGCCTGATCGCCTTTCTGAAGAGCCGCAGATATTAGCTCGTATCAGGTCGGGGGAGCTCGTCGATCACTTCGATACCGTCCGGCGCCGTAAAGATGGCAGTATGGTGCAGATATCTCTGACCGTCTCACCGGTACGAGACGAAAACGATGCTATCATTGGCGCGTCCAAAATCGCTCGCGACATCAGCGAACGAAAAGCTATGGAAATCCGGCTTCGCGAGAGCGAGCTGCGCATTCGATCGTTGCTCGATGCGATCCCCGCGGCGCTTTTTACGACGGACGAACGGGGCAACATCTCCTATTTCAACCAGGGAGCTATGGACTACGCCTATGTGCCACCGAAAATTGGAGCAACTTGGCAAAACTACAAGCTTTACCGTCCAGATGGGTCGGCGATCTCGCTTGAGCATTCACCCACGGAACTGGCCCTCAAAGAGGGCAGATCAATACGCAACCAGGAAGTCCTGATCGAAAAGGCCGACGGGACGCGCGTCCCGATTATTCCCTATGCGACGCCGGTCATTGATGCAGAGGGCGAGGTTTTCGGCTCAATTAACATTGCTGGTGGATGTCAGCGAGCGCAAACAAGCTGA
- a CDS encoding DHA2 family efflux MFS transporter permease subunit, producing the protein MSNDAKAGGPRKINPWLIAFIVSIATFMEVLDVSIANVALRHIAGSVGASYDEATWVLTSYLIANAVILPASAWLSSMVGRKKFYMFCVALFTFASFLCGIAWSLQSLIFFRVLQGLGGGGLAPSEQSILADAFPAEKRGSAFAVYGLAVVVAPTVGPTIGGAITDYSTWHWIFFINIPMGLLSLFLVGTFVDADKKEKTKNDPKRSLWNFDLVGFLLVALCLGALEVVLDEGQRSDWFESTFIIAFACLSAAAFAVFVPWELSRKYPLVKVRLLGTRQFGMCFIMMLVTGGVLFSSIQLLPQLVQNEFGYDATLAGLSLSPGGFVTMMMMPIAGYLTGKVQPKYLIALGLAIIGFSMWTLTGLSPDLSFFYAVWTRMFTAAGLPFLFIPITTASYAGLKGGDTSQAAGLINIARNLGGSIGLAMVQTSLQQREQFHQSRLVENAVPSNIHFQESLRQATIFLQSSGSSATDAMHRAEALVGQVILKQATLLSYIDTFWVMAVVCVIAFPFAFLLRSIPLGKGPQH; encoded by the coding sequence ATGAGCAACGACGCCAAAGCTGGAGGGCCGCGAAAGATCAATCCATGGCTGATCGCATTCATTGTGTCGATCGCGACGTTCATGGAAGTTTTAGATGTCAGCATTGCAAACGTTGCGTTGCGCCATATTGCCGGAAGCGTGGGTGCCTCTTACGACGAAGCGACCTGGGTGCTGACGAGTTACCTGATCGCGAACGCGGTGATCCTGCCAGCAAGTGCTTGGCTGTCATCGATGGTTGGGCGCAAGAAATTCTACATGTTCTGCGTCGCGCTATTCACGTTCGCATCTTTTCTTTGTGGCATAGCTTGGAGTCTTCAATCTCTAATTTTCTTTCGCGTTCTCCAGGGGCTCGGTGGTGGCGGCTTAGCGCCGAGCGAACAGTCAATTCTTGCGGACGCGTTCCCGGCGGAAAAGCGCGGCAGCGCATTTGCAGTCTATGGTCTCGCTGTCGTCGTAGCACCGACGGTAGGGCCGACAATTGGTGGAGCAATCACGGATTATTCCACGTGGCACTGGATCTTCTTTATCAATATCCCGATGGGTCTTCTGTCCCTGTTCCTCGTCGGCACTTTTGTCGATGCGGATAAAAAAGAGAAAACGAAAAACGACCCCAAACGTAGCCTTTGGAATTTCGATTTAGTGGGCTTTTTGCTGGTAGCGCTGTGTCTCGGCGCGCTGGAGGTCGTTCTTGATGAAGGGCAACGCAGCGACTGGTTCGAGTCGACATTTATCATCGCGTTTGCATGCTTATCGGCAGCAGCATTCGCGGTGTTCGTTCCGTGGGAGCTGTCCCGAAAATATCCACTCGTTAAGGTGCGCTTGCTTGGCACACGCCAATTTGGAATGTGCTTCATCATGATGCTCGTGACGGGAGGCGTGCTTTTCAGCTCCATCCAGCTCCTGCCTCAACTCGTTCAAAACGAATTCGGATATGATGCGACGTTAGCTGGCCTATCCTTATCTCCTGGCGGCTTCGTTACAATGATGATGATGCCCATTGCAGGCTATTTGACAGGAAAAGTGCAGCCGAAATATCTGATCGCGCTCGGGCTCGCCATCATTGGTTTTTCGATGTGGACTCTGACAGGCCTTAGCCCAGATCTTTCGTTCTTCTACGCGGTCTGGACCCGCATGTTTACGGCGGCCGGCCTACCGTTCCTCTTTATTCCAATTACGACGGCCTCTTATGCCGGCCTCAAAGGCGGCGACACCAGCCAAGCCGCTGGCCTGATCAACATCGCACGCAATCTGGGTGGTAGCATCGGCTTGGCCATGGTGCAGACGTCGTTGCAGCAACGCGAGCAGTTCCACCAAAGCAGGCTTGTCGAAAATGCTGTTCCGTCGAACATCCATTTTCAGGAGTCGCTACGCCAAGCGACAATATTCCTGCAAAGCAGCGGATCTTCGGCGACGGATGCTATGCACCGCGCTGAAGCTCTTGTCGGCCAGGTCATCCTGAAGCAAGCAACGTTACTGTCGTATATCGACACATTCTGGGTAATGGCCGTGGTTTGCGTCATTGCCTTTCCATTTGCCTTTTTATTGCGCTCGATTCCTCTCGGAAAGGGCCCACAACACTAG
- a CDS encoding response regulator gives MRILIVEDEYLLAWQLENALRSAGYGIAGLAVSAEEAVRLAESERPTLIIMDVRLVGERAGVDAAIELYTRFGTRSIFASANASEALRERARPANPLTWISKPYMPQDIMRELEKLIPESDA, from the coding sequence ATGCGCATCCTGATTGTGGAAGACGAATATCTTCTGGCTTGGCAGCTTGAAAATGCACTGCGCAGCGCCGGCTATGGAATAGCCGGGCTTGCTGTCTCGGCAGAAGAGGCTGTTCGTTTGGCTGAATCGGAGCGCCCCACACTAATCATCATGGACGTTCGCCTGGTAGGCGAGCGTGCTGGTGTCGATGCCGCGATCGAGTTATACACGCGGTTCGGGACTCGTTCTATTTTCGCGTCCGCCAATGCAAGTGAGGCCCTAAGAGAACGCGCTCGGCCTGCCAATCCGCTGACGTGGATATCAAAACCTTATATGCCGCAAGATATCATGCGTGAGCTCGAAAAGCTCATTCCGGAATCCGACGCATAA
- a CDS encoding PRC-barrel domain-containing protein, with the protein MKKLSLNVLAAAGLLMVSAATLPAFAADNMQTADEFRTSKLVGAKVYNNANENIGSVEDIILKPDGTMDEVVLSVGGFLGIGDKYVGVPFSSLKVGRDGDSMKISTDATKDSLKALPDYKFYKS; encoded by the coding sequence ATGAAAAAACTATCTCTCAACGTCCTCGCCGCCGCTGGCTTACTGATGGTCAGTGCGGCAACGCTCCCAGCATTCGCAGCCGACAACATGCAGACGGCCGATGAATTCCGTACCAGCAAGCTCGTTGGCGCGAAGGTCTACAACAATGCCAACGAGAACATCGGCAGCGTCGAAGACATTATTCTGAAACCTGACGGTACGATGGACGAAGTCGTGCTGAGCGTCGGGGGCTTTCTTGGTATCGGCGACAAATATGTGGGTGTGCCGTTCAGTTCGCTGAAGGTCGGCCGCGACGGAGACAGCATGAAGATCTCCACCGACGCAACGAAGGATTCGCTGAAAGCCTTGCCGGATTACAAGTTCTACAAATCGTGA
- a CDS encoding DUF5681 domain-containing protein has product MSEKKPPKSSKWGKGKTDPESWWKKGGQSPNPKGRPKGSKNQKTLYQEAFGEKVTVTMDGKQKTMSKKELGYHQVAQKAANGDLKAFQIQKELDERYDPPEAAPPSPEESAADYATLEAWIELREKFHVFKKKDEADG; this is encoded by the coding sequence ATGAGTGAGAAGAAGCCTCCGAAGTCCTCGAAGTGGGGGAAAGGCAAAACCGACCCCGAGAGCTGGTGGAAGAAGGGCGGCCAATCGCCGAACCCGAAAGGCCGACCCAAAGGGTCGAAGAACCAGAAGACGCTCTACCAGGAGGCATTCGGAGAAAAAGTCACCGTCACCATGGACGGTAAACAGAAGACCATGTCCAAGAAGGAACTGGGCTACCATCAAGTAGCCCAGAAAGCGGCTAACGGCGACCTGAAGGCTTTTCAGATCCAGAAAGAGCTCGACGAGAGATACGACCCTCCGGAGGCTGCTCCGCCATCTCCTGAAGAGTCAGCCGCAGATTACGCCACGCTCGAAGCGTGGATCGAGCTTCGCGAGAAATTTCACGTCTTCAAGAAAAAGGATGAAGCCGATGGCTGA
- a CDS encoding sensor histidine kinase, whose amino-acid sequence MDVSERKQAESQQLILFNELNHRVKNNMQTLQALLLLSANKTPNQEAQAVLREASARVAAMAAAQKVLYTTSEVMSFNAAEFLASVVAAARTSFASEITINQEASDISLSTDVAMPLALILNELLTNAAKYGTREGRHTTLFARLVREHDNIILSVQDGGPGFDIENIAASGLQLVQGLARQIRGQLAVSKSPTRCAVLLPSDIEKHPRRASSA is encoded by the coding sequence GTGGATGTCAGCGAGCGCAAACAAGCTGAATCCCAACAGCTTATTTTGTTCAACGAATTAAATCACCGCGTCAAAAACAATATGCAGACGTTGCAAGCCCTCCTTCTGCTTTCGGCTAACAAAACCCCCAATCAGGAAGCCCAGGCCGTTCTTCGCGAAGCTTCGGCAAGAGTGGCCGCGATGGCCGCTGCTCAGAAGGTTCTTTATACGACCTCCGAAGTAATGAGCTTTAACGCAGCAGAGTTTTTAGCGTCGGTTGTCGCCGCGGCGCGAACATCTTTTGCAAGCGAAATAACCATCAATCAAGAGGCATCCGATATCTCGCTTTCGACCGACGTCGCAATGCCGCTTGCCCTAATTCTCAATGAACTTCTTACGAATGCTGCGAAATACGGAACCCGAGAAGGGCGACACACCACACTGTTTGCGCGGCTTGTCCGCGAGCACGATAATATTATATTGAGCGTGCAAGACGGAGGCCCCGGTTTTGACATCGAGAACATCGCCGCGTCTGGCTTACAGCTGGTCCAAGGTCTCGCGCGACAGATAAGAGGTCAGCTTGCAGTCAGCAAATCACCCACGCGATGCGCGGTTTTATTACCGAGCGATATCGAAAAGCACCCGCGTCGCGCCTCCTCTGCTTGA
- a CDS encoding PRC-barrel domain-containing protein, with product METPDETLTLISAGKVQGTPVLDADGRTMGEIYDVMLEKRTGKIAYAVMSFGGVLGLGKKYHPVPWFALKYVPDAGGYVVGVPREGLENGPSFLDEAGPWDKETTDKIEGYYGGWLKPA from the coding sequence ATGGAAACGCCCGATGAAACGCTGACGTTAATTTCCGCCGGCAAGGTGCAGGGCACTCCCGTGCTCGACGCCGACGGGAGGACGATGGGCGAGATCTACGATGTGATGCTGGAGAAGCGTACCGGCAAAATCGCCTACGCGGTGATGTCCTTCGGTGGTGTGCTTGGTCTCGGAAAGAAATACCATCCCGTACCTTGGTTTGCATTGAAATACGTTCCTGACGCCGGCGGCTATGTTGTCGGTGTTCCGAGGGAGGGCTTGGAGAATGGACCCTCTTTCCTCGATGAAGCCGGACCTTGGGATAAGGAAACAACGGACAAAATCGAAGGCTATTATGGTGGTTGGCTCAAACCGGCGTGA
- the paoA gene encoding aldehyde dehydrogenase iron-sulfur subunit PaoA, with amino-acid sequence MSKSTGFEMSRRHVLAGSAASAAAVKVAGVATPSEANAEQILNISVRFAVNGRKQELSIDPRTTLLDALREHLYLTGTKKGCDHGQCGACTVLVDGVRINSCLSLAVMHDGDEITTIEGLGTPDKLHPMQAAFIKHDGYQCGYCTPGQICSAVAVLDEIKRGIPSHAQENPADQPRATNIEMRERMSGNICRCGAYSNIAEAMAEIAGVSE; translated from the coding sequence ATGTCGAAGTCGACTGGTTTCGAAATGTCTCGTCGGCACGTGCTCGCAGGGAGCGCGGCGTCAGCTGCGGCAGTGAAGGTGGCAGGCGTCGCAACTCCGTCTGAAGCCAATGCGGAGCAAATTTTGAATATTTCGGTTCGATTTGCAGTCAATGGAAGGAAACAGGAACTTTCTATTGACCCGCGCACGACGCTCCTCGATGCGCTGCGCGAACACCTCTACCTGACAGGCACAAAGAAGGGCTGCGACCATGGCCAATGCGGTGCCTGCACCGTTCTGGTAGACGGCGTGCGAATAAATTCATGCCTCAGTCTCGCCGTCATGCACGATGGCGACGAGATAACGACAATCGAGGGCTTGGGAACGCCGGATAAGCTCCATCCGATGCAAGCTGCCTTCATCAAGCATGACGGATATCAGTGCGGCTATTGTACGCCTGGCCAAATATGCTCGGCAGTTGCGGTTTTAGACGAGATCAAGCGGGGCATTCCGAGCCACGCTCAAGAGAACCCGGCTGATCAGCCCCGCGCCACAAATATCGAAATGCGCGAGCGGATGAGCGGAAATATTTGCCGCTGCGGGGCCTATTCCAACATTGCAGAAGCTATGGCCGAGATCGCCGGAGTTAGCGAATGA